taacatttatttgtgcagaaaacatgaccagatttacaggtcagaaagttgtattgcgttttcacatcatgcgctccccagaaagagagtttaggtgcatttgagtggaaaatagtgttagttgttgacgcgtcgtggaggatcaggtgttttaacgtgcagatacggagcagcttagctctaaataaaggaggaaaaaaagcataaaaatgtctttgtaaagctcagtacaggtgtgctgttgtcacctcactttaagaggtgaggacgagtcgtagctgctacaaaaaaaaaaaaaaaaaaaaaaacagtatgaaaagctcacagctcgctttacttcgtaaaaaaaaacaaaaaaaaacaaatccgtaggccatcaggccaccgggcaaatgcccggtgtgcaatactgtcaGTCCAGTGGTGAGTGAGGGACTTTTGTTTGTTGCGTCACAACTCATGCAGCTATGGAGAAAGCTTTTTATAAAAAAATAGTGAAATTTAAGCTACAGCTTGGGACTCTCAAGGCTAGATTTGTTCTGGTTTCTTGTGTCTAAATCGGTTTTATTTCCCTCATCATGAAATTGTGATACCTACAGATTTGCCAGTCACAGCCActaaagcctgtaactccttcagagttgcccTGGGTGTCTTGCTGGCTTCCCTCACCGGTCTCCATCTTGCACGAtgatagtttttgagaactatccactccaaacagatttaccatgcagGTCCATTCTGTTGTAGTTCTTAATGATCTATGCATATTATGTACaagccatattcagtgatttggaagtcTACACATATCCATACAGActtgaaaactggctgtaaaggtAACGATGTGTATTAACAATAATAACGGACTGTGTATAGAGATGAGCAATTCCTAAATAGATGTGATAGTTTTACtgcaccccttgaattaaagctaaaggtCTAAGCTACAAAGCGTGTTTCAGTTCCACTGTATTggacatgtgcagatgcaaaagtagaaattgcatcactgtccaaatacttatgtgcCTGACTACGTGGCCTTGACACTGACAAGACCCTCACAATATGGCTGCCAACTTTATGCACAACAGCTTATGCAGCGTCAGGAGCTTGGTGATGGTGCCTCAATGCCACATGCAACCAAAAATGCCTCATATAAGAATGCATAATGGAGGTAAAGTATCTGTCCAAGTAATTTAACATGAATATTTAGTAATTTAACATGAATATTGAGCATAATATGGGTCTCTGTGGGATAGTGTTTGGACAGCCAATATGTAGAACAGGGTTTGACTGCTGGTGTGTGCTTCAGGCGCTAACGGTGTCATTGGGTAAAATGCTTCATCTGTTGTACCAGTccgcccagctgtaaatggataccggccttggctgggggGGTTAACCTGTGAtgtactggcatcccatccaaggGACATTGTAGACCCTCAGCCACTTCATGCGACAGTATCCTGGGATAAGCATCGGTTTGCTGGGCCTTGGTGCCTCTATGTGAGTGACATAAGTCTTGAGCTTTCACATGGAAGCTTTCCTTGACTGTTCTTGGAAAAACTAATTCTGCCACCCGAGGTGCAGGAAACAAAGTGTTCAAGACGGCGAGGGATCTCACGCTGGCTGTCAAATaaggcaataaaaaaaaaaaaattctgccaaaaATGTTAAGGATTCCCAAACATTATAATTTGCAGTTAGTTGAAAGACAACGCAGGACAGAAATATATTATTTTGTTGATCACAAGAAGGTTAGCTAGGCAGCTAGCAATGCCTCGCCACGGTCTAGGTAGTTAAGAAAATGTCTAATCTTGCTGCAGGCAAATGTATATTAATGTTTGTCAGCCTGAGTTTTAGCCATGTTCAAAAGTAAACTAAGGCAACAATGACTAAATTCCCTTTGGAGACGCATGACCTTGACCAATAAATTATTACAAAAGAAATGGTACATATTACTGGAACGTAGTCACTCAGCAGGAACAGTGGCCAAcgagttagtgcacttggtttgagtgtggaaggttcttggttcaaaccccacattacatttctccatgtaatgtggagttgcatcaggaagggcatctggcataaaacatgtgccaaatcaacatgcaggtccaccttggatcttttTTCAAAGCTGGTCATATCTCCCATCAGTTGAGTTTAGAGCAGCGgcgcacaaaaacaaacacattccacCTCCTGTAACCTTCTCCCTACTTTGGTCCAGTGTGTCAGACTTTGATTtaaatgtttggttttttttctcCGTGGGTTTGCTGACTGGTGCTGCAGTTGAACGGCGTGACTGATTTAGTGTGAAAGGCTGCAGCAGCAGTGTTGGAACCTGAAGACGGCCCCACAGAGCAGCTCTGTGCTGCACGGGACCGCTTTTCTGCTGAGCACCAAATTCCATGTGGCTCCACATCAAGAGGAATTAAATCAAGGAGATGCAGTTCTCCCCATGTCACCCTGCAGTCCAACTGCACGGCCAGCGAAGCTGGATTTATTTACCCGCGCTGCAGTAACCTAAAGGCTCATGTGAATGTAAATCACAGACTGAGATGGAGCACGCACTGACCTCAAAGTGCCACATGTACGACTTAAACTTCTTAATTGTGCACAAAAATTACGCAGCTCTTATCCTATAAAGATTGTTGCAGCACTGAGAAACCACGTCTTAAGCCtgtaatttaaaacaaaaagTTGCATATTGATATAAATGATTCAGTCTGACACTAACGGCAACAGCAAAGGCTGGATGAGCTGAATAATTCATGTGACTAATTGAGTTTTAACAGCACGGTTTGTTAATATTCAGTCAAAAGGAACACACGTCAGCAGCTCCTGCACACTACATACAGATGACACAGAACCCACCATGACCACAGTGTTTACAGAtacattttgtcattttatttatcaTAACGGTAACAAGAGTGGTGGACAAGTAGGACAGGatgtgcagagaaaaaaaaaaaaaaacccaaaactcaTACTAGAAGCGACTGGTTGCTATCTCACACGGTGTTTTGTAGGTGAGTAAAGTTAGAGGTAAAGGCCCTCCGGTGTGCCCTCCTGCTTCTTGTACAGGACGTTTTCCTTTGACTTCTTAAAGTCTTCATTGGTGACTTTCATCCGGCGCTCTCGCAAAGCCATCAGTCCCGCCTCTGTGCAAATAGCCTGCAGCACAAATGCACCAAAGTGACGTCAGCTTTAAGAAAACCAATGATTATGGTTTTAATCACCCatgctgaaaataaagtttcagtTCTAGTTAGTGAAGATCCATCCTCAAGTTTAAAACAGCCACTTTTTAAGCGTTTATTCCATGTAAGTTTATCTTTACACTGAAAGGATCATTATGAAGCACTTAAATGTTATTCTGTAAAATGCCACAAGAGGGCAGCAAAGTTAATGGCAGAAATCGTCAGATGTTTGTACTTGACTCAAATACTGTCTTTCAGTACCAGGACTCAGTTTGAGCAGTGGTTTGTGGATTTTAGTTCAGCTCCTGTGAGCAGCTGAAACATTTTGTCTCTGACCTTTATGTCTGCTCCCGATAAGTCGTCCTTTGCCAAAATGAGGTCATCAAGCGTAACATCGTCCGCCACCGTCATGCGGCTGGTGTGGATCTGGAAGATCCTCCTTTTGGTCTTTTCATCAGGGAGGGGAAACTCGATCTTACGATCAATTCTGCCTGAGGTGCAGAACAAAAGAAAATAGAGTCTGATTGAGAAGCGGCGTTCTAAATGCAATTCTTCACGTAGGAGCAGTAACTATGGGTCAATAACAATGAACAGTGAATTTAGCACAAACTCCCGCCCCTGCTGACCAGGTCGAATGAGGGCAGGATCCAGCGTTTCTATCCGGTTGGTGGCCATGATGACCTTGACATCGCCCCGTGAATCAAAGCCGTCCAGCTGGTTGAGCAGCTCCAGCATTGTCCTCTGAATCTCCCGCTCACCTCCCGAGTTTGAGTCATACCTACAAGATGATGTATTTTTAACGTTGTCCTTCACAAATTTGTTTTTAAGTCACTTTGTCCTTGTGACGTTCACATGAATCCCAGCACGTCTAATGCTCTCATTCTCACATTTAAAGCACCAATGTCGTTTTACCTCTTTGTGCCTATGGCATCAATCTCATCGATGAAGACGATGGAGGGGGCGTGTTCCTCTGCCACCCTAAAAAGCTCTCGGACCAGCTTGGGCCCATCTCCCAGGTACTTCTGGATCAGCTCGGATCCCACCACACGCAGGAAAGTGGCTGATGTCTGATTGGCTACGGCCTTAGCGAGCAGCGTCTTCCCTTataagtaacaacaacaacaaaaaaataataagttgTGTAAATCCTCGTTCAGGACAGGGTGCATAATCGACCAATAGCAGAGatcctttttttattttaaacattctGTTGTAGAGCTGTTAATTACTGGTTAGAGTAAATTATTTCACAGGGCTCGCTCACCTGTGCCTGGTGCACCGTAGAGGATGACACCTTTGGGTGGCTTGATACCCATCTCCTCATAATACTCGGGGTGTGTGAGAGGCAGCTCCACGGACTCCTGTTGAACACACGGAGCAGGACCATCAAGTCCACAGTCTCAGGAAAAACTACTGAAGAGATACAAAGTTCTACAGTGCTGCCAGAAACATTTAACTCAGGCTTCTTTATATCAAAATTTCTAAGaagagttctcaaaaattgaagcAGAAAACTCTTTCAGGATTGCCATAGGTGtctgggtggcttccctcactggttgtCTTGTAGTATagtcacagtttttgagaactgcctgttccagacagatttaccatactgtttgcatttttaaagattgatataaattaagtccaagacatgttgTTGAGATTAGTTTGACTCCGAGTTGAAAAGGCATCATTTTATAAATTTAATATACATGTCATTAAGCTTGAGTGCACAGGGGCGTGCATCTGTGAACCAACTCATTACAATAGTATGATGATCACTAATCAAATTACCTCATGTAAGCATGTTATAAATCTGTATTTGAGCACAGAATGTGGAAGTGAATTATGCTGCTGGAGTGACTGACAGATTTTCCTGCTGTGAAAACTTATGGGATAACTGCAGAGAGAATTACATCATTTCAATCTAATATTGTCACTTAAGGGGTAAAGCTGCCGACACACAACTATCTGAATAGCACACAGCAGAATAATTAAGTCAATATTCCACAGGTTGTAGTCAAAACATACTTTTTATGAGGGCTGTTGGATTATCTGAGACTCTTAATTTAATTTTTGAGCAAAAGCAGTCTGCTGCATGTTTGCTTGCTCCATTTCATATCACGACATGAAAACTTCAGCAGATCAGTTTATGTTTGGCATCTGTGACTTGTTGAAGAGCGACTGAAAGGAAAGAATGCTGGTGCTGGAAAACTGGATGATGTTTATGTGTTCACTACCTCAAACCCAAAGATTACAAGTAAGTGGATGAATCACTGACCTTGATCTCTTGGATCTGGTTGTCAAGTCCTCCGATATCTGCGTAAGTTTCTTGTGGGGCTTTCTCCACCTTCATCACAGTCACTAAAGGATCTGTATCATCCATCAGCACCCCGATTACAGCGTGGACCTACAAGACACCCACCAAACACAAGAAATCCAGTTAGAATTTGCTCCACAGCTTTTATACGTATGTTTGTTTCAGGGAAATGATCAATGATGAACAGGTGCATGAGGATAAAAGAAAAATAAGGCTGGTCAGTGTGTGTGGAACCTTGTGGTTGAGCAAGACAGAGCAGCCTGGCTCCAGTAGAtctttatccacaaaggacaggaTGCTGACATAATGTTCTGATCCCACTGAGGTGGAAACAATCGCATGGTTGTCATCAATTATTTCCTCCAGAGTGCCCACAGACATGGGAGTTCCTCGCAGGTCATCCACCTTTGACCTCTCCTcctgtttaaataaataaataataggacATTTTGTCCAAATTTTCCTCATATATACCAACACAACAACAGAAAGCATGATCTGCAGTCAGGTTAGTACCTCCTGTTTCTCCTCCAGGGGCTTCATCTGCTCCTGGTTCCTGATGAACTCCTCCTCCATCAATAAGTAGTCTTTGATCCGCTCTTGCTTCAGCAGCTTCAGACGGCACTGGGTGTGAGGAGTAACTGGACAGCAGACACAGATCAGcacgtgtaaacttaaaacaCGCTCAAAATACAGCCATCAAGTACACTGGATGATACCATAACTGTCTGtttgcagtttatttttaaatggTAATTCTGCACTAGTTAACAGCAGTGAGGATGATATAAAACTCTCAGCTGATTAATATAATGCTTCTCTTCTGTGACGTGAAAGCTTTAAATCCTTTCCTTTATTTCCGTTCCTCACCCAGTGGCAGTTTGCTGGCAGCGTCTGGTCCCTtggtcttcttctttttcttgccAACTCTGGTTGGAATTGGAGGTTCATACTTCTTTTTCTTATCCTACCGTGAGCACCACCAGAAACAAGAAT
The sequence above is drawn from the Thalassophryne amazonica chromosome 21, fThaAma1.1, whole genome shotgun sequence genome and encodes:
- the LOC117503130 gene encoding 26S proteasome regulatory subunit 4; its protein translation is MGQSQSGGHGPGGGKKDDKDKKKKYEPPIPTRVGKKKKKTKGPDAASKLPLVTPHTQCRLKLLKQERIKDYLLMEEEFIRNQEQMKPLEEKQEEERSKVDDLRGTPMSVGTLEEIIDDNHAIVSTSVGSEHYVSILSFVDKDLLEPGCSVLLNHKVHAVIGVLMDDTDPLVTVMKVEKAPQETYADIGGLDNQIQEIKESVELPLTHPEYYEEMGIKPPKGVILYGAPGTGKTLLAKAVANQTSATFLRVVGSELIQKYLGDGPKLVRELFRVAEEHAPSIVFIDEIDAIGTKRYDSNSGGEREIQRTMLELLNQLDGFDSRGDVKVIMATNRIETLDPALIRPGRIDRKIEFPLPDEKTKRRIFQIHTSRMTVADDVTLDDLILAKDDLSGADIKAICTEAGLMALRERRMKVTNEDFKKSKENVLYKKQEGTPEGLYL